The Caballeronia sp. M1242 nucleotide sequence GCGTCATAGCCCGCATCGATGAAGTTGTTGACGGCCGAAATCTGCGCCGGCACGTCCTCGCCTGTGGAGACGACCTTGAATTCCTTCAGCTTCGCGGCGACTGCGGGTTGCGCGGTATAGGCCTTGGCCGTCTTGATCATCTGAATGCGCCACGTGTTCGCGATATAGCCATTCACGAGCGCGATGCGGTACGGCGCGTTCTTCTTCGGATACTTGATGAACTTGGTGTCGCTTTTCCACGGGACCATGCACGTGGGGTCGCTGGCAGGGCCCGAAACGATCGACGCCTGCGCGAAGGCCGCGCTTGCGCCTAGCGTGAGCGCCGCCGTGACTGCCACTCGAAGCACCTGGATTCCTGCAAGCATGGCGTCTCCTCTTTTGTTGGATTGAATTCACCGGATGCTCGCGCGCATCGCGTCGCGCATGCGCGGCACGATGTGCGAGAAACACGACTCCTGCGGACTTGCTATACCGCCACTGGATCGGACTAGCAGAAGAATCTGTTCAAAGGTGCCCGTGCAAGACGCGATAAGGGCACGCGCGTACGCGTTCGCGTTTGACAGTACTGGCATACAAACGCACGCGCGATAGTGGTTTACGCGCGGGCGCGAGGCTTGCCGAAAACCTAGTCCATTCACACTGAATATGAGCTCGACGATGCTGCGTTGCACAGCAATTGGCGTATTGGATTCGAGTTGCTTTCGAGGATGTCTGCTCAAGTGCTCAGAAGGAGTAGGCGCCAAGCGAGCGATTGCGTGTCTCATGATGGTACTCAGCGTCCTTCTGCGAAACGCCCATGATCTTTGCGAGTCGCTCGTTTCGCGGAGAAATCTTTGTCTTCGATCAAGCGCGAGACATGGCGCACCGCTGTAGCATCGATCCGAGAAGACGTTGCATTGTCCGCGCACCCCTACCTTCCCTATACTTTCAGTTGGGTTTAGAAGTCGACGCGTGTCAAACATTGGCCCAGTGCTTGCTTATTTCGGCGCCACACCATCCGGCGATTCGACCGGCACTTGCACAAGGAGGAGACGATGCAAGACGAGATCCGCGAGATCGCGGGCATCCCCGATGAAAGGGAGAACGGCTGGCTCATCCCGGCGATCCGCAACGCGCATCAGCGATCGGAGACGTTCGGCCTCCACGCTTCGACGCGCCCCGACTACGACGTCCTACCTCACGCCGACCTGCTGCTCAAGCTCGAGCAAAACCGCGTGCTATGCGCGCACGCGACCCCAGTCATGGAGAGCCTGCGCGAGCAGATCGTCAATACGCAAAGCATGATCGTCCTCACGGACGCGCAAGGCTTGATTCTCCATTCCACCGGAGACGACGACTTCCTAGCGCGCGCCGAGAAAGTCGCGCTCAGGCCCGGAGCGAACTGGGCGGAAGAGCGGCAAGGCACGAATGCGATCGGCACCGCGATTGCCGAGCGCTCGGCCACCGTCGTGCACGGCGACCAGCACTATCTCGCGGCCAATCGTTTCCTCACATGTTCGAGCGTGCCGATCCTCGATCCGTATGGCGATCTGATCGGCGTGCTCGACGTAACGGGCGATCATCGCAGCTACCATCGTCACACGATGGCGCTCGCGCGCATGTCGGTGCAGATGATCGAAAACCACCTGTTCTCAAGTACTTTTCAGGGCACGATGCAGATCTCCTTTCATGGCCGGCCCGAATTTCTCGGCACGCTCATGGAAGGCATGATGGCGTTCACCTTCGATGGCCGCTTCCTGTCGGCTAACCGCAGCGCACAATTCCAGTTCGGCCTGCCGCTGTCGGCGTTGCGCGCGCATACGCTTTCCTCGCTTTTCGGCCTGACAAGCGCGCAATTGATCGATCGTTCGCAATCGAGCCGCGCGCCGCATATCTCGCTCAACCTCAACAACGGCACCGTCGTGTGCGCGCGCGTGCGCCTCGACCGCGCGCCCTTCGCCGACGCGACGACTCCCGCCGCGCGGCCTGCCCCGCGCGCGCTCGTTACTCATGAGCCGTCATCCAAGCTCGCATCGCTCGAGACGGGCGATGCCAAGATCGCGGCCGTAATCGGCAAGGTGCGTAAGGTCATCGGCAAGGGTATTCCCATCCTCATCACCGGGGAAACGGGCACGGGCAAAGAAGTGCTCGCGCAAGCCATTCACGGCGATTCGCCGCGTCGCGGAGGGCCATTCATCGCGGTGAACTGCGCATCGATCCCGGAAAACCTGATCGAATCCGAACTGTTCGGATACGAGGAAGGGGCATTCACGGGCGCGCGGCGCAAAGGCGCGGCCGGTAAGGTGCTTCAGGCGAACGGCGGGACGCTTTTCCTCGATGAAATCGGCGACATGCCTTATCACTTGCAAGTACGGCTGCTGCGCGTGCTGCAGGAGCGCGTGATCGATCCGCTCGGATCCAGCAAGTCCATACCGGTGGACGTGGCGATCATCTGCGCCACGCACCGCAATCTGCGCGAGATGATCGCTCAGAACACCTTTCGCGAAGATCTGTACTACCGGCTCAACGGGCTTGTCGTCAAGCTGCCGCCCTTGCGCGAACGCACGGACCTCTCCGTGGTCATCACGAACATGATGCGGACGTTGAGCACCGACGAAGGATGCAACAGTCGTCTGTCCATCGATGACGACGTCATGGCACTGTTCGAGCGCTACGCCTGGCCGGGAAACTTCAGGCAGTTGTGCAACGTGCTACGCACCGCCGCCGCGATGGTCGACGACGATGGCTGCATTCGCCGCGAGCATCTTCCCGAAGATTTCTTCGATGACCTGGGCGCCCATACGCCGGCCATCAGCGAAGCAAGCACTGCATCGGCATTCGATTGTGAACGGCTTCAGGAGGTCACCGTGGCCGTCATCGCCGCAGCACTTGCGCGTCATCATGGCAATGTATCGGCCGCCGCGCGGGCGCTCGGGATCTCACGCAACACTATCTATCGCAAGATGCCCGGCTGTTCAATCATGGAGCGGTGAACTGTTCCATGGTGTTCCACTTTGGAACGATTCAGTCGCAGCGGGACAACGTTCTTCGAAGGCATGGACCTTGCAAGCCTGACGGCCGGTTGCGAAACGGTTCGCGACCGACGTCACGCAACATCCAAAGGAGACGCCATGCAATGGACTAAGCCTGCCTTCACCGATCTGCGCTTCGGGTTCGAAATCACGATGTATATCGCCACGCGCTGAAGCCTCGATCAACACATGTCCCGATCACAGCGGCACCGATCCGGACATGTGCCGTTCTGCTTGCCTCCTCCACATGAACGCATGACCGTGCGCGCGGACGTTAGCACGTTCGACGTCCCGCATTCCTCGCTGCGTCGAATTAATTTATCGCACTCCGAATGGTTTTCATGTGCGTTGCGACGCATGGTGGATCGCTTGTTCGACTGATCCCACCGCTGCCCCATCCGGCAACACTCACACGTTCCACTACTCCAGAATGCAACACCCGCGCATCTATGCGCAGCGGCTTCGGCTCGAGTTGCATCGACCGCCGCATCCGCATGGGACAAGGCTTGCACGCCATTTCTCGATCAATGGCACATGTGTTGCCTTGATGATGCGGCAACCGTTGCGCATGTCGATCCACTAGAGACGCGCAATCAGAAAAGACGTTGCACTCAAATCCCCAGGAGACGACGATGATGAACCGACCGGTCCCGGCAATGCGCTCTGCGGCCCTTGCAGCAGCGGCCGCAGCGACACTCGCTTTAGCACAGCATCAGGCCATCGCGGCGGACACCACGCCGGCGCAGTACGCCAGCGTGACCTATGAACGCCTGACGAGCGCGCAAGACGATCCGGGCTGGCTCACGTATTACCGCACTTACAACGGTCACGCTCACTCTCCGCTCAAGCAAATCGATACGAGCAACGTCAAGGATCTGAAGCAGGCATGGAGCTACAAGTTTCCGGCTGACTTGCAGCAAGGCTTCGAAGCGACGCCCATCGTCAATGGGCGCTTCCTGTTCGTGACGACGCCCAAGGACAACGTCTATGCATTCGATGCCGCGACGGGCAAGCAGCTTTGGAAGTACGAGCCGCATCTCGAGGCGACTTCGTTCAAGACCGCCTGTTGCGACGTGGTGAATCGCGGCGTCGCGCTCTACGGAAAGAATGTGTACGTCGCGATGCTGAGCGGTGAAGTCGCCGCACTCGATGCGCAAACCGGCGCGCTCGTATGGAAAAAGGCCATGTTCGATCCGGGCACAGGCTACGCATTCTCGCTCGCGCCGCTCGCTCTCGATGGCGCGCTCGTCGTCGGCAGTTCGGGTGGCGAGTATGGCGCGCGCGGTTTCATCGCCGCGCTCGATCCCAACGATGGCAAGGTGCTATGGAAGCGCTTCACGGTGCCCGGCGCGAAAGAGCCGGGCGGCGACACGTGGCCCGACGGCATGCAGGAACATGGCGGCGCGCCCGCATGGCTCACCGGCACCTACGACGCGGTAAGCAAGACGCTCTACTGGGGCGTGGGCAACCCCGGGCCGTGGCTCGCCGACCTGCGTCCCGGCGATAACCTGTATTCGGATTCGCTGCTCGCGCTCGATCCGAAAACGGGCGATCTCAAATGGCACTATCAGTACACCACGCACGACACATGGGACTACGACGGCGTGAACACGCCGGTGCTCGCGAACGTCAAGTATCAGGGCAAGGACTATGACGCGATCATTCATGCAGACCGCAATGGCTTCTTCCATGCGATCGATCGCAGCAACGGCAAGCTGATCTACGCGCGGCCGTTCGTGAAGGCCACTTCGGTCACGGGCTACACCGCTGATGGCAAGCCGGTGCAGGATGCCGCGAGATATCCGAAGACAGGCACGACCATCGAGACGTGCCCGAGCTTCCTTGGCGGCAAGAACTGGTGGTCCGTGTCGTACGATCCCGAGACGCATCTTGCCATCGTGCCCGCGCTGCATGCGTGCATGTCCTTGTCCGGCAAGTCGGTGAACTACATGGAAGGCCTGCCCTATCTCGGAGAGGGATTCGAGATCAAGCCCGAGCCCGGCAGCAAGGGCTATGGCGAATTGCAGGCGATCGATGTCAATACCGGCAAGAAGGTGTGGAGCTACTGGACCGAACTGCCATGGAACGGCGGCGTGGCGACCACGGCGGGCGGCCTTGCGTTCAGCGGCTCGCTCGACGGCCACTTGCTCGCGTTCGATGAAAAGACGGGCAAGGTCCTGTGGAAGAGCCCCAAACTCGCGAGCGGCATCATCGCGCAGCCTTCGGTCTATGAGATCGACGGCAAGGAATACGTCGCCATTCTCGCGGGCTACGGCGGCGCCAATCCCATCTGGGGCGGTCCGATGGCCAAGGCCGCCGACAAGGTGCCGCGCGGCGGCACGCTCTATGTGTTCGCACTCAATCGTACTTAAAGCGCACTTGCAGCGCACCTGAAGCGCTCATCGGACCGCAGAGCGCCCTCTTCGCGCGCTTTGCGGCGCTCTCATACCACCGGATGCCTTCCCATGACTCATTCACTCCATACCCTTCGCGCGACGGGGATGCTCGCGGCACTCATCGCGCTCGCGCCTTCGTTGTCGCATGCCGCGGTACGAATCTGCACGTTTCCCGGTAGCCCGTCAGCATCGCTGGATCGCGCCGTCGCACAAGCGGTCTTCGCGCGCGCCAAACTTCCGTTCGAGTTCGTGCGCGGTATCGGCGAAGGCGATGACGACGGCGTTTCGCTCAGGGAACTCGACAGGATGCTCACGCGCGATTGCGACGTGATCGCGGGCTTTCCGCGCTCCACGGTCGCCGATGCTTCCGGCGGCAAAATGCGCTTCTCTAGCGGTTATTTGCGCGCGGGATATGTGAGCGTCGAGGCACCCGGCACCGTGTTACAGGGCGCAGCGAAGCGCACCGTCGCGGCCACCTATGCGAGTCCAGCGCAACTCATCGCTGTGCAACGGAGGGACGTGACGCTCGATCTGGAAAACAGTTGCGCTTCGACGGTCGACGCAGTGGCGACCGGACGCGCGCGAGAAGCCATCGTGTGGTATCCGGCCGTCGTCGCTTATCGCCTGGCGCACCCGCAACGCAGCTTCAACATCGCGCCTGCCGACTCGCCGTACGCCGAGTGGCACCTGTCCTTCGCATTCGGCGCCAAGGCCGCCGCATCGCGCGTGCTCATCGACGATACGCTCTCGGCCATGCGCAAGGACGGCGAGCTTCAGGCACTGACGAAGCAGTGGACCCTGCCCGCGCAAAAGATATCGACCGGTTACCTCGACAAGCCGTCGCAGGCATCGCCCTCGTTCTCGGGCATCATGCTCGCAGACGCGAACGCCTCGCGCATGGGCGGCAACATCAAGGTGTCGAACGAAGTCGGCGCAGAGCCGCCTTCCTTCGAACAGGCTCAGACCGCGCACGGCAAGACGCTGTATGGAAGCTCGTGCGCGAAGTGCCACGGCGCGCAACTTCAGGGCGTAACGGCGCCCGCATTGCAAGGGCCGTCGTTCGCGCCGGCGGCGAATTCACATCTGACGGTCGGCGGCATCTTCACTTATATGGCGACCAACATGCCCGCCGATCGTCCGGGCAAGATGAAGGATCAGGACTATGCGGACATCATGGCGTTCCTGCTGATGTCGAACGGATACAAGCCAGGCCCGAACAAGATGACCGCCGACATTGCGCGTGCTTCGAAGCTGCCCCTTAATGCGGGGCCCGGCCATTAAGTCGGCCTCTGCGGAAGTCCACCGCGCTCTTTCGATCTCGACAGAGCGCGGTGGGTTGCATAGCGCTTAGTCTTGCCCTTTCTGTGGGAATGCAGTCTGCGCACGCGGCGAGACGTCAGTCATTATGGCGACGCGCGCAGCGTCGGGTTCGACAGCTGCCCCATATTCTCGGCACACCGCTGGCGCGGTGTGCTCGTCTTCACGATCGCGTGTTCTGTGTTCCCATTGGCTCGGCTATAGGAGTGCCTTTCGCGTTATGCGTCGTTACCGCGAATCGCCATCAAGCGGCAGGCAAGAACCTAGCTCAACGCCGGTATCAGCGTTATACGCGCACCCTAAGCGGTCGCGCCATGACCCCAAGCGACGCAGTCCAACTCCTCAAGAGTGCTACACGGCGATACACCTGTTGCGGACTTGAACAGCTCCCGCGTGCGGCCGCAAGGCACGCCCTTGCGGAAACGCACGCCGCTCATGACGTACCGCGGATGCGCTCAATGGCATGGAACTCGCAATGTAGTCGGGGCGGCGGCGTGCATCGCCAGCGCCGGACCGCTCTTATCGACATGCGAGGAGCACACTGATGAACCATGCGGAGATGCAGTTCCTGAGCACCGACTATCCGTACAAGAAGCAGTATGGAAATTTCATCGGCGGCAAGTGGGTGCCGCCCGTCGGCGGCGAATACTTCGACGACATCTCGCCCATTACCGGCGAGCCGTTCACCTCGATCCCGCGTTCGCGCGAAGCGGACATCGAAGCCGCTCTCGATGCGGCTCATGCCGCGAAGACATCGTGGGGCAAGACGTCCACAACGGATCGTGCCAATCTGCTGATGAAGATGGCCGACCGCATGGAAGCGAACCTCGCGCGGCTCGCGGTAGCCGAATCGATCGACAACGGCAAGCCGTTGCGCGAGACGATGGCGGCCGATATCCCGCTCGCTATCGATCACTTCCGCTACTTCGCGAGTGCCGCGCGCGCGCAGGAAGGCTCGATTTCACAGATCGACGAGGACACGGTCGCGTATCACTTCCATGAGCCGCTCGGCGTCGTCGGTCAGATCATCCCATGGAACTTCCCCATTCTGATGGCCGTATGGAAGCTCGCGCCCGCGCTTGCGGCGGGAAACTGCGTGGTGCTGAAGCCCGCAGAACAGACGCCCGCGTCGCTGCTGGTGCTGCTGGAAGTCATCGAAGACCTGTTGCCGCCGGGCGTCGTGAATGTCGTGAACGGCTTCGGGCTCGAAGCCGGCAAGCCGCTCGCATCGAGCAAGCGCATCGCGAAGATCGCGTTCACGGGCGAGACGTCGACAGGGCGTCTCATCATGCAATACGCCAGCCAGAACCTGATACCCGTGACACTGGAACTCGGCGGCAAGAGCCCGAACATTTTCTTCGCCGACGTGCTCAACGCGGACGACAGCTACTTCGACAAGGCGATCGAAGGCTTCGCCATGTTCGCGCTCAACCAGGGCGAAGTGTGTACGTGCCCGTCGCGCGCGCTGATCGAAGAGTCCATCTATGACCGCTTCATGGAACGCGCGTTGAAGCGTGTCGCGGCGATTGCGCAAGGGCATCCGCTGGACACGAAGACCATGATCGGCGCGCAAGCCTCGCAGGAGCAGCTGGAGAAGATCCTGTCGTACATCGACCTCGGCAAGCAAGAAGGCGCGGACTGTCTGATCGGCGGCGAACGCAACGCGCTCGAGGGCGAGCTGGCCAAAGGCTTCTATGTGAAGCCGACTGTTTTCCGCGGCAACAACAAGATGCGCATCTTTCAGGAAGAGATCTTCGGACCGGTGCTTTCGGTGACGACCTTCAAAACCGAAGAAGAGGCGCTCGACATAGCGAACGACACGCTCTATGGCCTCGGCGCAGGCGTCTGGACGCGCGATGGCACGCGGGCGTATCGCTTCGGGCGCGCCATCCAGGCGGGTCGCGTATGGACCAACT carries:
- a CDS encoding sigma-54-dependent Fis family transcriptional regulator; amino-acid sequence: MQDEIREIAGIPDERENGWLIPAIRNAHQRSETFGLHASTRPDYDVLPHADLLLKLEQNRVLCAHATPVMESLREQIVNTQSMIVLTDAQGLILHSTGDDDFLARAEKVALRPGANWAEERQGTNAIGTAIAERSATVVHGDQHYLAANRFLTCSSVPILDPYGDLIGVLDVTGDHRSYHRHTMALARMSVQMIENHLFSSTFQGTMQISFHGRPEFLGTLMEGMMAFTFDGRFLSANRSAQFQFGLPLSALRAHTLSSLFGLTSAQLIDRSQSSRAPHISLNLNNGTVVCARVRLDRAPFADATTPAARPAPRALVTHEPSSKLASLETGDAKIAAVIGKVRKVIGKGIPILITGETGTGKEVLAQAIHGDSPRRGGPFIAVNCASIPENLIESELFGYEEGAFTGARRKGAAGKVLQANGGTLFLDEIGDMPYHLQVRLLRVLQERVIDPLGSSKSIPVDVAIICATHRNLREMIAQNTFREDLYYRLNGLVVKLPPLRERTDLSVVITNMMRTLSTDEGCNSRLSIDDDVMALFERYAWPGNFRQLCNVLRTAAAMVDDDGCIRREHLPEDFFDDLGAHTPAISEASTASAFDCERLQEVTVAVIAAALARHHGNVSAAARALGISRNTIYRKMPGCSIMER
- the pqqA gene encoding pyrroloquinoline quinone precursor peptide PqqA, producing MQWTKPAFTDLRFGFEITMYIATR
- a CDS encoding methanol/ethanol family PQQ-dependent dehydrogenase yields the protein MMNRPVPAMRSAALAAAAAATLALAQHQAIAADTTPAQYASVTYERLTSAQDDPGWLTYYRTYNGHAHSPLKQIDTSNVKDLKQAWSYKFPADLQQGFEATPIVNGRFLFVTTPKDNVYAFDAATGKQLWKYEPHLEATSFKTACCDVVNRGVALYGKNVYVAMLSGEVAALDAQTGALVWKKAMFDPGTGYAFSLAPLALDGALVVGSSGGEYGARGFIAALDPNDGKVLWKRFTVPGAKEPGGDTWPDGMQEHGGAPAWLTGTYDAVSKTLYWGVGNPGPWLADLRPGDNLYSDSLLALDPKTGDLKWHYQYTTHDTWDYDGVNTPVLANVKYQGKDYDAIIHADRNGFFHAIDRSNGKLIYARPFVKATSVTGYTADGKPVQDAARYPKTGTTIETCPSFLGGKNWWSVSYDPETHLAIVPALHACMSLSGKSVNYMEGLPYLGEGFEIKPEPGSKGYGELQAIDVNTGKKVWSYWTELPWNGGVATTAGGLAFSGSLDGHLLAFDEKTGKVLWKSPKLASGIIAQPSVYEIDGKEYVAILAGYGGANPIWGGPMAKAADKVPRGGTLYVFALNRT
- a CDS encoding c-type cytochrome codes for the protein MTHSLHTLRATGMLAALIALAPSLSHAAVRICTFPGSPSASLDRAVAQAVFARAKLPFEFVRGIGEGDDDGVSLRELDRMLTRDCDVIAGFPRSTVADASGGKMRFSSGYLRAGYVSVEAPGTVLQGAAKRTVAATYASPAQLIAVQRRDVTLDLENSCASTVDAVATGRAREAIVWYPAVVAYRLAHPQRSFNIAPADSPYAEWHLSFAFGAKAAASRVLIDDTLSAMRKDGELQALTKQWTLPAQKISTGYLDKPSQASPSFSGIMLADANASRMGGNIKVSNEVGAEPPSFEQAQTAHGKTLYGSSCAKCHGAQLQGVTAPALQGPSFAPAANSHLTVGGIFTYMATNMPADRPGKMKDQDYADIMAFLLMSNGYKPGPNKMTADIARASKLPLNAGPGH
- the adh gene encoding aldehyde dehydrogenase, which encodes MNHAEMQFLSTDYPYKKQYGNFIGGKWVPPVGGEYFDDISPITGEPFTSIPRSREADIEAALDAAHAAKTSWGKTSTTDRANLLMKMADRMEANLARLAVAESIDNGKPLRETMAADIPLAIDHFRYFASAARAQEGSISQIDEDTVAYHFHEPLGVVGQIIPWNFPILMAVWKLAPALAAGNCVVLKPAEQTPASLLVLLEVIEDLLPPGVVNVVNGFGLEAGKPLASSKRIAKIAFTGETSTGRLIMQYASQNLIPVTLELGGKSPNIFFADVLNADDSYFDKAIEGFAMFALNQGEVCTCPSRALIEESIYDRFMERALKRVAAIAQGHPLDTKTMIGAQASQEQLEKILSYIDLGKQEGADCLIGGERNALEGELAKGFYVKPTVFRGNNKMRIFQEEIFGPVLSVTTFKTEEEALDIANDTLYGLGAGVWTRDGTRAYRFGRAIQAGRVWTNCYHAYPAHAAFGGYKQSGIGRENHKMMLDHYQQTKNLLVSYSETPLGFF